Within Amycolatopsis sp. FDAARGOS 1241, the genomic segment CCGGCGAGACGTTCCTCAGCTCCACCTCCCCGAGGGCGACACCGGCGCTGAGCACCACCGAAGTCAACGGCAGGCCCGTGGTTTCGACCGCTCGCACGGCCTCGGTCCACGAACCCGGATCACCCACGTCGAGCACCACCGCCGCCCCGCCGGCCTCGGCGGCGATGCGCCGGGCATCGTCGGCGTCGACGTCCGCAACGAACACGTGGTGCCCCCGCGCCGTCAGTTGCCGAACGGCTTCGCGCCCGATGTCGCCGGCGCCGCCGGTGACCGGCGCGCACGTGGACGTCGTCGTCACGATTCCTCCCCGCGGTC encodes:
- a CDS encoding SDR family oxidoreductase, which encodes MTTTSTCAPVTGGAGDIGREAVRQLTARGHHVFVADVDADDARRIAAEAGGAAVVLDVGDPGSWTEAVRAVETTGLPLTSVVLSAGVALGEVELRNVSPAAYRRAFSVNVDGVAFGLRVLVPLLAEGCARRGDRVARRAHGRAVRSR